The Spirochaetaceae bacterium genomic sequence CGGCTAGGCCAATAACTATGGGCGTTATGCCAGTTAATATCTAAAGCCTGCCCCAAATGCACACAACGCATAGCTAAACTGTAACGCTTATAAATTGTTAAGGCTAAATTAGGATTACTTTGAGCTAACTCATCAATTAAGATGGTAGGGGCAAAGTATGCTAAGTTAGCGCTATTAATAGAGTTATCTAATCCATAAATTTTATGGATAGCCGGCTGCCCGCGCCGCAGCTCGGCGGCATCTTCAATATCATCAACTACCAAGCTGGCATTATGCAGCAGCTCTACTAAAGGGGTAAAAAACAGGGCATCGTCATCACCGGCGCCTAAAGCCTTGCTGGTTAAGCACATAATTAACGGCCGCCAGCGTTTGCCGCCGCGTTCTATTAATTGTCTTACCGGTGTGGTGGCTAAAACGGTGCCGGCCGTTAGTGTGCTGCCACTTTGCCGGCTAAACCAAACGTCCGGCTGCTCTTGGATTGGCCACAACCGGCTTAACCTAGCCTCGATATTATTTAGGTAGTTCTCCATCGTCTTTCACCTGTAAATTAAGATAATTTAACATTTTACCCCGCCCGGCAAAAAGCTTAACAAGGTAACCGGCCTCTTCGTGGTTATAGTTTAAGATAATAAAAGCCAGCATTTTACTATTTTCGGTACGGTTATGGTAACCGGCCAGCAAGTTGTGCCAGCTAACTAAGCTGGGTTTATCTTGCCGCTTAAAGGCTAAACGAGCTAAATTATTATAACTGTAAAGATAAAGTGCGTCAAGGGTGTTAAGATATTTATTACCTTGCTCGTTAAGCATAACCGTAAAGTTAGCTTGCCAAAATTTTAAAGTTTTTTTAAGATTAATAATATTGCGTAAAGGGCTGTTTATTGTGTGAGCCAGCAAATTTAGTCCATAAAAGATAGGGTTAAGTGTTACCGGCCGCTTGCTTTTATCTTTAATACTAGCCAAACTGTAAATAGTACCTGCTTTAGGATTAATGAGGTTACCGGTAAAAGGCGGCAAGGCGCGCCTAAGTTTTTTATCTTTATTACTTAAGTTGCCCTCTGCCGTAAACCCTAGCTCCTCACCGCCCGAACCGCAGCATAGCTTAAACGGCTTAGCCGCCGTCTCGTTATAAGCCGTTATTTTTTGGCTTAGTTCGGCTAGGTCGTCTAAACTATTTTCGCCGGCGGCATAAAAAAGCTCCAGTTCATCGATAAAGCCGCTATTTTTTTCGATAAACTGCCACGCCCCTGCCAGCTGTAAAGGGTTTAAAAGCCTAACGTTAAGGCCCGCTTTATGTAAGGCCGGGGCCAACTTACGCAAGCTCATTAAAGGGGCATAAAGCTCGTCATAACTTTTAGCGATAAAATACTCTTTAGCCAGTTGTTTACTATCTATAGCCGCCAAATTGGTTTTAAGCTCACGCAGACGGCCCTGCAAACTGGCGTAATCCCAGTGGCTATGGCTGTTACCGGTATTCATTAAACGCTCTTCCATAAAAAGCAGCCGCCTTTTAACGATGGTACGATAGTTACCGGCCAACTCTTCGGCCAAACTAATGGCGCCGGCATTAGCCGTTAATAGTTTTTCGCTGCTTAAAGGAGCCAGCTGACAAAAAGGCTCGCCGCTATAACCCTCATTAAAGTTAGGCAAAAAGAGACGGTTAAAACGCTCGATACTTTTTTTAAGGTAGGCCAGCTGCCGCTGCTCATCGTTTTGCAGCTCGTTAAAAAAACGCTGCAAAGCCAAATCGTTCAGGGTTAGATAATGGTAAAACTGCTGCGCACCGGCTAAGTAAGGTAAAACCGCTAAGTAACTTACCTGCCTGCCCTCTTCGCGCAAATTAAATTGCAGGGCCAAGTTAACCTCTAACTTTAATAAGGCGGCAACCTCTAAAGCTTCGCCTAAAGCCTCTTTATGACTTAGGCCGGCGGCGGCAATGGTAAATTTACTTAACCCCTGCTTAAAAGCCGCCAAAACCAATAAAGTAGCATTTTTATAATTACTTAATTTAACATAATCATCGTAAATAAGTTGCTTATAGCCGGTTTCGGCTACCTCAACTAAATTAAG encodes the following:
- a CDS encoding polyprenyl synthetase family protein, with translation MENYLNNIEARLSRLWPIQEQPDVWFSRQSGSTLTAGTVLATTPVRQLIERGGKRWRPLIMCLTSKALGAGDDDALFFTPLVELLHNASLVVDDIEDAAELRRGQPAIHKIYGLDNSINSANLAYFAPTILIDELAQSNPNLALTIYKRYSLAMRCVHLGQALDINWHNAHSYWPSRQEYEEMCLLKTGALAGLAAEIGYLMAKDNLNEAINYGKIWAKIGLAFQIIDDVKNITEEGIEGKEFGDDIVEGKKSLPVILYATDTKEREQLARLFVQAKSSNRAESILAIKEASALLSGAAHQAKEYGLQLLNEGIEALRLLPNHEARHSLIAILKKWANL